In Equus caballus isolate H_3958 breed thoroughbred chromosome 7, TB-T2T, whole genome shotgun sequence, one DNA window encodes the following:
- the PLPP2 gene encoding phospholipid phosphatase 2 isoform X2 codes for MAGVTITATVVLVSAGEAYLVHTDRLYSRSDFNNYVAAIYKVLGTFLFGAAVSQSLTDLAKYMIGRLRPNFLAVCDPDWSRVNCSVYVQVEKVCRGSHANVTEARLSFYSGHSSFGMYCMMFLALYVQARLCWKWARLLRPTVQFFLVAFALYVGYTRVSDHKHHWSDVLVGLLQGALVAGLTVRYVSDLFKVRPPLHGPEEEELERKPSLSLTLTLGEADHNHFGYPSGTSSS; via the exons ATGGCCGGGGTCACCATCACAGCCACTGTCGTCCTT GTCTCGGCCGGAGAGGCCTACCTGGTGCACACCGACCGCCTCTATTCCCGCTCTGACTTCAACAACTACGTGGCCGCCATCTACAAGGTGTTGGGGACATTCCTGTTTGGGGCTGCAGTGAGCCAGTCGCTGACAGACCTGGCCAAGTACATGATCGGCCGTCTGCGTCCAAACTTTCTCGCCGTGTGCGACCCTGACTGGAGCCGCGTCAACTGCTCAGTCTACGTGCAAGTGGAGAAGGTGTGCAGGGGCAGCCATGCCAACGTCACTGAGGCCAG GTTGTCTTTCTACTCTGGACACTCCTCCTTTGGGATGTACTGCATGATGTTCTTGGCG CTCTACGTGCAGGCGCGGCTCTGCTGGAAGTGGGCACGGCTGCTGCGGCCCACCGTGCAGTTCTTCCTGGTGGCCTTTGCCCTCTACGTGGGCTACACCCGCGTGTCTGACCACAAACACCACTGGAGTGATGTCCTCGTCGGCCTCCTGCAGGGGGCGCTGGTGGCCGGCCTCACT GTTCGGTACGTCTCCGATTTGTTCAAAGTGCGGCCCCCGCTGCATGGcccggaggaggaggagctggagcggAAGCCCAGCCTGTCGCTGACGCTGACCCTGGGCGAGGCTGACCACAACCACTTCGGGTACCCTTCGGGTACTTCTTCCTCCTGA
- the PLPP2 gene encoding phospholipid phosphatase 2 isoform X1, whose product MKRRWVFVLLDVLCVLVAALPFAILTLVNAPYKRGFYCGDDSIRYPYRPDTITHGLMAGVTITATVVLVSAGEAYLVHTDRLYSRSDFNNYVAAIYKVLGTFLFGAAVSQSLTDLAKYMIGRLRPNFLAVCDPDWSRVNCSVYVQVEKVCRGSHANVTEARLSFYSGHSSFGMYCMMFLALYVQARLCWKWARLLRPTVQFFLVAFALYVGYTRVSDHKHHWSDVLVGLLQGALVAGLTVRYVSDLFKVRPPLHGPEEEELERKPSLSLTLTLGEADHNHFGYPSGTSSS is encoded by the exons aTGAAGCGGAGGTGGGTCTTCGTGCTGCTCGACGTGCTGTGCGTGCTGGTCG CCGCTCTGCCTTTCGCCATCCTGACGCTCGTGAATGCCCCGTACAAGCGAGGGTTCTACTGTGGCGATGACTCCATCCGCTACCCCTACCGTCCGGACACCATCACCCACGGGCTCATGGCCGGGGTCACCATCACAGCCACTGTCGTCCTT GTCTCGGCCGGAGAGGCCTACCTGGTGCACACCGACCGCCTCTATTCCCGCTCTGACTTCAACAACTACGTGGCCGCCATCTACAAGGTGTTGGGGACATTCCTGTTTGGGGCTGCAGTGAGCCAGTCGCTGACAGACCTGGCCAAGTACATGATCGGCCGTCTGCGTCCAAACTTTCTCGCCGTGTGCGACCCTGACTGGAGCCGCGTCAACTGCTCAGTCTACGTGCAAGTGGAGAAGGTGTGCAGGGGCAGCCATGCCAACGTCACTGAGGCCAG GTTGTCTTTCTACTCTGGACACTCCTCCTTTGGGATGTACTGCATGATGTTCTTGGCG CTCTACGTGCAGGCGCGGCTCTGCTGGAAGTGGGCACGGCTGCTGCGGCCCACCGTGCAGTTCTTCCTGGTGGCCTTTGCCCTCTACGTGGGCTACACCCGCGTGTCTGACCACAAACACCACTGGAGTGATGTCCTCGTCGGCCTCCTGCAGGGGGCGCTGGTGGCCGGCCTCACT GTTCGGTACGTCTCCGATTTGTTCAAAGTGCGGCCCCCGCTGCATGGcccggaggaggaggagctggagcggAAGCCCAGCCTGTCGCTGACGCTGACCCTGGGCGAGGCTGACCACAACCACTTCGGGTACCCTTCGGGTACTTCTTCCTCCTGA